In a single window of the Nodularia spumigena CCY9414 genome:
- a CDS encoding type I polyketide synthase — MPSPQTNKLIETPLDEPFLGDHNQAEALKKSLIFGGEIEDSFRTLPEVLVDAACHESKGITYIKNDEIEYFQTYKDLYHEALTILHGLAHHGIKFGDKVIFQIGRNQDFIPALWACFLGGIIPAPLSVAPNYDPENAAVKKLYNVWQILEQPIILSDCELIGEIEKLANQPHLEGLRVLSIDELRSNQSHPESAVIPQLTPQEPALLLFTSGSTGLPKGVMLHHRNLLSMSAGTVRMNNFTQAEVTLNWMPLDHVGAIVFLGIMAVDLACNQIHVPIELILRQPLKWLDLIQKHQVTISWSPNFAFSLINQQSEELKRCCYNLSSMKFLVNAGEQVSAKTIRLFLELLAKHQLQDGVIKPAFGMTESCSGITWSAGLSKDELQQENSFISLGKPIPGATIRIIDQENHVLPENEIGRLQIKGCSVTEGYYHNPELNQEVFQDGGWFTTGDLGYLHNGELFITGREKQEIIINGINYFAHEIETTIEELDGVAISYTAAFAVFDQTREVDLLVITFSPESNNVEEWVKLVREIRSHLTQKLGIAPSYVIPLEAALVPKTSIGKVQKAKLKKDFEQGLFTTRIQEINEYLVKERNKTQSLPQSENERQIAAVWCEVLQLSSVGLHDNFFELGGHSLYLIRVQNLLEKLFERQLPLAEMFKNSTVATLANFLTEPSNSTKATEQKSRQRAENRSRRSHETHDIAIIGMAGRFPGANNLQTFWENLKNGVETISLFSEAELLASGVSPELFNQPNYVKARPIIDQAEYFDSEFFGYTDREAELLDPQQRLLLQSSWECLENAGYNSNSYQGAIAMFAGASMNTYFINNCYPHRGQLDSTDELQPFTLDSMGGFQTMVANDKDYLTMRISYKLNLRGPSVNVQTACSTGLAVVHLACQSLLSGESDMALAGAASVHSPQKIGYLYQEGAIISPDGHCRAFDAQASGTIFGSGIGVVLLKRLKDALVDNDHIYAVIKGSALNNDGGTKLGFAAPGGEGQTSVAMEALAFAGVEADTIGFVEAHGTGTKLGDPIEVDALAKAYSAAQPGDCALGSVKTNIGHIQIASGIVGLIKTALALKHQVIPPTLHFNTPNPQIDFSQTPFYVNTEAIPWTAKQREGKELPRRAGVNSLGIGGVNVHVVLEEAPAIIPQPNAIQRPHHLLKLSARTEQALIDLAKSYGEFLENHPESDISNVVFTANTSRVQFSHRLAVTGDQISDFVTKLRQFVQQDVESVIQGQVDAKKPPKIAFLFTGQGSQYLGMAAQLYQSQPTFRQTLDKCETIYQELTGKSLLQVIFANSDAALNHTSHTQPALFVVEVALAQLWRSWGIQPTAVLGHSLGEYAAACFAGIFDIETGLKLVTKRAHLIGELPAEQGGMAAIFVSENSILQVCQSLGIKVAMPAAGVAIAAINAAEHTVISGEKPIIQDICQHFTNAGVKVRQLKVSHAFHSPLIAPVCEEFKNTLQEIDFAKPQIPIISNLTGEVADDSIVTPEYWIQHLLHTVQFHQGVLSLQSLGCDTFIEIGPQPVLLGIVATSISEPLILPSLRSGISDWEVLLQSLGKLYVRGAEIDWFGVEQDYQSRRCPLPTYPFQQRRHWMSLKTQLPTASEESAVVKMLSQNDPKSLMQALLETGNYSEGEKQTLSTIVQQLIKLHHQDTDNFTFNNLLYQVEWLPYALSTRKLQNLEKLQTDLDSYLGKQIKSAQITGVALAFSEMEKLSVDFIVKALKDLGLWQINTILSPENSFIQAGIKEEHKLLWNHCLKILGETGIIEKHGNDWKIISESPQAHPDLTVDDLISQYPNALVELTLFRRVAANLADILTGKIAPLSILFPQDGQIGAAQFYKETSWAKVLNLGISQTVELLLSNYAPLEPIRILEIGAGTGGTTHQVLKACASHQISYTFSDISPFFLETAKDTFAQFYCIDYKVLDIEKDPELQSFLPSSYDLIIAANVLHSTRDLQGETLPHIRGLLRPGGHLLLLELTHQSRWIDLIFGVAQGWWRFSEANLRPDHPIITASTWKSILLESGFAQAEFVSPDAEIGSPLFQQSIIVAQNTENDLSGDWLIVTDNQQNLPLAIQAHLIKDHSSCAIASPENSSELETWLANSPSPRGIIYLVSDRHHQPESILCDRCSYLLNLLQAIQKIPNPPKLFLVTAGGQPFGLEKPSFLTQSPLWALGRVIALEEPELWGGMIDLDPNADMAQNLAALLPALTNSAREDHLLFRNEQAYVARLVPQESLPPKPVTIQAQATYLITGGIGHLGLELARHLVDLGAKNLILTTRRQFPPRTEWGSQVEFSAIIQTLITLEAHGAYVEICQADVGDFQQMSDIFENIQKTSSPLRGIFHLAGVSGRKARLSECTFDDIEDVFQAKVRGSWNLHQLSLKTELDYLVFFSSAGAIWGAKEQGLYDAASHFMDALAHLRSRQGLPATSLNWALLAGNGIVSPEYEDWLKQIGMKEIALEPAFRAMNAIMASGKTQVLLADVDWVRFKNIYQFHGNKPLLEQLGELPIPVKSEKASSSSRRFIEEQPPGERREHLFAYIGKQVATILGIKQMPDPDQGFLAMGIDSLLSIELKNRLEKGLEVSLPASLIFDFPNITRLVDYLVEQVFGWGVNAVVEAAPIQQEVNEDLILQELADLEAFLGNY, encoded by the coding sequence ATGCCTAGTCCTCAGACCAACAAACTCATCGAAACTCCGTTAGATGAACCGTTTTTAGGGGATCATAATCAAGCAGAAGCCTTGAAAAAATCCCTTATTTTTGGTGGAGAAATAGAAGATAGTTTCAGAACTCTACCAGAAGTTTTGGTTGATGCTGCTTGCCATGAAAGCAAAGGGATTACATATATAAAAAACGATGAAATTGAATATTTTCAAACCTATAAAGATTTATATCACGAAGCTTTAACCATTTTACATGGGCTGGCTCACCACGGAATAAAGTTTGGAGATAAAGTTATCTTCCAAATTGGCCGAAATCAAGATTTTATCCCCGCACTTTGGGCTTGCTTTTTAGGTGGAATTATCCCTGCACCTCTGAGCGTTGCTCCTAATTATGATCCAGAAAACGCCGCAGTTAAAAAACTTTATAATGTCTGGCAGATTTTAGAACAGCCGATAATTTTATCAGATTGTGAATTAATTGGCGAAATCGAAAAATTAGCGAATCAACCTCATCTAGAAGGCTTGCGAGTCTTATCAATAGATGAGCTAAGAAGTAATCAATCACACCCAGAGTCGGCTGTAATTCCGCAGTTGACACCACAAGAGCCAGCGTTGTTACTATTTACATCTGGTAGCACAGGTCTTCCCAAGGGAGTCATGCTGCATCACCGCAATCTTCTGTCTATGTCCGCCGGTACAGTGCGGATGAATAATTTTACACAAGCAGAAGTAACGCTGAATTGGATGCCCTTAGACCATGTGGGGGCAATAGTATTTTTAGGAATTATGGCTGTGGATTTGGCTTGCAATCAAATCCATGTACCAATTGAATTGATTTTGCGGCAACCCCTCAAATGGTTAGATTTAATTCAAAAGCATCAAGTTACTATCTCTTGGTCTCCCAATTTTGCATTTTCCTTAATTAATCAACAGTCCGAAGAACTGAAGCGGTGTTGTTACAACCTCTCCTCAATGAAGTTTTTAGTGAATGCAGGAGAGCAAGTTTCGGCTAAAACTATTCGCTTATTCTTAGAGCTTTTAGCAAAACATCAACTGCAAGATGGAGTAATTAAACCAGCATTTGGCATGACTGAATCTTGTTCTGGGATTACTTGGTCAGCAGGTTTAAGCAAAGATGAACTCCAGCAAGAGAATAGTTTTATCTCTCTGGGTAAACCTATTCCTGGGGCTACTATTCGGATTATTGACCAAGAAAATCATGTTTTACCAGAAAACGAAATTGGTAGACTTCAGATCAAAGGGTGTTCTGTTACTGAAGGATATTATCATAACCCTGAACTCAACCAAGAAGTTTTTCAGGATGGCGGTTGGTTTACTACGGGAGATTTGGGCTATCTCCACAATGGTGAGTTATTTATTACTGGTCGAGAAAAACAAGAAATTATTATTAACGGGATTAATTACTTTGCCCATGAAATTGAAACAACTATAGAAGAATTAGATGGTGTAGCTATTTCTTATACGGCTGCCTTTGCAGTTTTCGACCAAACTAGAGAAGTAGATTTATTAGTTATAACTTTTAGCCCAGAATCAAATAATGTTGAGGAGTGGGTAAAACTCGTTAGAGAGATTCGCAGCCATTTAACTCAAAAACTAGGAATTGCGCCAAGTTACGTGATTCCTTTAGAGGCGGCATTAGTTCCGAAAACATCGATTGGTAAAGTTCAAAAAGCTAAATTAAAAAAAGACTTTGAGCAGGGATTATTTACAACTCGTATCCAAGAAATTAATGAGTATTTGGTGAAAGAGAGGAATAAAACCCAAAGCTTACCACAGTCGGAAAATGAACGCCAAATCGCAGCAGTTTGGTGTGAAGTATTGCAGCTTTCTTCAGTAGGTCTACATGATAATTTCTTTGAATTGGGAGGGCATTCTCTCTATTTAATTCGTGTCCAAAACCTGCTGGAAAAACTTTTTGAGCGCCAGCTACCTCTAGCTGAGATGTTTAAAAATTCTACGGTGGCGACATTAGCCAATTTCTTAACTGAACCATCAAATTCAACAAAAGCTACAGAACAAAAAAGTCGCCAGCGTGCCGAAAACCGTTCGCGTCGCAGTCATGAAACTCATGATATTGCCATTATTGGCATGGCTGGGCGATTTCCTGGAGCTAATAATCTGCAAACTTTTTGGGAAAATCTCAAAAATGGAGTCGAAACAATATCCTTGTTTTCTGAGGCAGAATTATTAGCATCGGGTGTTTCTCCTGAACTGTTCAATCAGCCTAACTACGTCAAAGCTAGACCGATTATCGATCAAGCTGAGTATTTTGATAGTGAATTTTTTGGCTACACAGACCGGGAAGCCGAATTGCTCGACCCTCAGCAACGTTTATTGCTGCAATCTAGTTGGGAATGTTTAGAAAACGCTGGCTACAATTCTAACTCATACCAGGGTGCGATCGCGATGTTTGCTGGGGCAAGCATGAACACTTATTTTATCAATAACTGTTATCCCCATCGCGGTCAATTAGATAGCACTGACGAACTGCAACCCTTCACATTAGATTCGATGGGAGGGTTCCAAACGATGGTGGCTAACGACAAAGACTATTTGACGATGCGGATTTCCTATAAACTAAATCTGCGTGGCCCCAGTGTCAATGTCCAAACAGCCTGTTCCACCGGTTTAGCAGTTGTGCATCTGGCCTGTCAGAGTCTGTTGAGTGGAGAAAGTGACATGGCTTTAGCTGGTGCTGCTTCTGTTCACTCTCCTCAAAAAATTGGTTATTTATATCAAGAAGGTGCGATTATTTCTCCAGATGGGCATTGTCGCGCTTTTGATGCCCAAGCAAGTGGGACTATTTTTGGTAGTGGCATCGGGGTGGTTCTGCTCAAGAGACTAAAAGATGCTTTAGTCGATAACGATCATATCTATGCTGTGATTAAAGGATCTGCCCTCAATAATGATGGTGGCACAAAATTGGGATTCGCAGCACCTGGAGGAGAAGGTCAGACTTCAGTAGCAATGGAAGCCTTAGCCTTTGCAGGAGTTGAGGCTGATACTATCGGCTTTGTAGAAGCTCATGGTACAGGTACTAAACTCGGAGACCCCATAGAAGTTGATGCGCTGGCTAAAGCATATAGCGCTGCTCAACCGGGAGACTGTGCTTTGGGGTCTGTGAAGACAAATATCGGCCATATACAAATTGCTTCTGGTATTGTTGGTTTGATTAAAACGGCTCTGGCTCTCAAACATCAAGTTATTCCCCCAACTTTACATTTCAATACTCCTAACCCCCAAATTGATTTTTCCCAGACTCCTTTTTATGTCAATACCGAAGCCATACCTTGGACTGCAAAACAACGAGAAGGCAAAGAATTGCCTCGACGCGCCGGGGTGAACTCTTTAGGAATTGGTGGTGTGAATGTTCATGTCGTGTTAGAAGAAGCTCCTGCTATTATTCCCCAGCCCAATGCAATTCAGCGCCCCCACCATTTACTCAAACTTTCTGCCAGAACAGAACAGGCTTTAATAGATTTAGCCAAAAGCTATGGAGAATTTCTCGAAAATCATCCCGAAAGCGATATCTCAAATGTAGTATTTACAGCCAATACTAGCCGAGTGCAATTTTCACATCGTTTGGCGGTAACTGGTGATCAAATTAGTGATTTTGTGACAAAATTGCGTCAGTTTGTCCAACAAGATGTAGAGTCAGTAATTCAGGGTCAAGTTGATGCCAAGAAGCCTCCCAAAATTGCCTTTTTATTCACAGGACAAGGTTCTCAATATCTGGGAATGGCGGCACAACTTTATCAAAGCCAGCCAACTTTCCGGCAAACTTTAGACAAATGTGAAACCATATATCAAGAACTAACTGGGAAATCTTTACTGCAAGTCATATTTGCTAATTCTGATGCGGCTTTAAACCATACATCTCATACACAACCAGCTTTATTTGTTGTCGAAGTAGCACTAGCTCAATTGTGGCGTTCTTGGGGAATTCAACCTACTGCGGTTTTGGGACATAGCTTGGGTGAATATGCTGCGGCTTGTTTTGCGGGAATTTTTGATATTGAGACTGGTTTAAAACTCGTTACAAAACGCGCCCACCTGATTGGTGAATTACCAGCAGAACAGGGAGGGATGGCTGCTATTTTTGTGAGTGAAAATTCTATTCTTCAAGTATGCCAGAGTCTAGGAATAAAAGTAGCGATGCCTGCGGCGGGCGTAGCCATCGCAGCGATAAATGCAGCAGAACATACAGTAATTTCCGGCGAAAAACCCATCATTCAAGACATTTGTCAACACTTTACCAACGCAGGAGTTAAAGTTCGACAATTAAAGGTTTCTCATGCTTTTCACTCCCCATTAATAGCACCTGTATGCGAAGAATTTAAAAATACTCTCCAGGAAATTGACTTCGCTAAACCCCAAATTCCCATCATCTCTAACTTGACGGGAGAAGTTGCTGATGACAGCATTGTTACTCCTGAGTATTGGATTCAGCATTTGTTGCACACTGTGCAGTTTCACCAAGGAGTTTTATCTCTGCAATCTTTAGGGTGTGATACTTTTATCGAAATTGGCCCCCAACCTGTTCTACTCGGAATTGTCGCTACATCGATATCTGAGCCGCTAATTTTACCAAGTCTCCGCTCAGGAATTTCTGATTGGGAGGTTTTATTACAAAGTCTTGGCAAGCTTTATGTTCGTGGCGCAGAGATAGATTGGTTTGGTGTTGAGCAAGATTATCAATCGAGAAGATGTCCTTTACCAACCTATCCTTTTCAGCAACGCCGACATTGGATGTCTTTAAAGACTCAATTGCCAACTGCTTCAGAGGAATCTGCTGTTGTGAAGATGCTGTCTCAAAATGATCCCAAAAGTTTGATGCAGGCTCTACTAGAAACTGGCAATTATTCGGAAGGGGAAAAACAAACTTTATCAACAATTGTTCAACAATTAATTAAGTTACATCATCAAGACACAGATAATTTTACTTTTAATAACTTACTTTACCAGGTTGAATGGTTGCCTTATGCTTTATCAACTAGAAAGTTACAGAATCTAGAAAAACTGCAAACTGATTTAGATTCTTATTTAGGAAAACAAATAAAATCTGCACAAATTACCGGAGTTGCTCTCGCTTTTAGTGAGATGGAAAAACTCAGTGTAGACTTTATTGTTAAAGCCTTAAAAGATTTGGGATTATGGCAAATAAATACTATTCTCTCTCCTGAAAACAGTTTTATTCAGGCTGGAATTAAAGAGGAGCATAAATTGCTATGGAATCATTGCTTGAAGATATTGGGAGAAACAGGGATTATAGAAAAGCATGGGAATGACTGGAAAATTATCAGTGAATCGCCACAAGCTCACCCTGATTTAACAGTAGATGATTTGATTTCTCAGTACCCAAATGCGCTTGTAGAACTGACACTATTTAGGCGCGTCGCTGCTAATTTAGCCGACATACTCACAGGCAAAATTGCTCCTTTATCAATTTTATTTCCCCAAGATGGGCAAATTGGAGCCGCGCAGTTTTATAAAGAAACATCTTGGGCAAAAGTTCTGAATCTGGGGATTTCTCAAACAGTTGAGCTTTTATTATCAAATTATGCTCCATTAGAACCAATCCGCATTTTAGAAATTGGTGCGGGAACTGGAGGAACTACCCATCAAGTCCTGAAAGCTTGTGCCTCTCACCAAATTTCCTACACGTTTAGCGATATTTCCCCATTCTTCTTGGAAACTGCTAAAGATACTTTTGCTCAGTTTTATTGCATAGATTACAAGGTTCTGGATATAGAAAAAGACCCGGAACTGCAAAGTTTTTTACCCAGTTCTTATGATTTGATTATTGCGGCAAATGTATTACATTCTACGCGGGATTTACAAGGAGAAACTTTACCCCACATTCGAGGTTTACTGCGTCCTGGAGGACATTTATTACTCCTAGAACTAACTCATCAGTCGCGGTGGATTGATTTGATATTTGGTGTGGCTCAAGGGTGGTGGCGGTTTAGCGAAGCCAACTTACGACCAGACCATCCGATAATTACAGCATCTACTTGGAAATCTATCCTTTTAGAATCTGGCTTTGCTCAAGCTGAATTTGTTTCTCCTGACGCAGAAATTGGTAGTCCTTTATTTCAGCAAAGTATCATTGTTGCTCAAAATACAGAGAATGATCTTTCGGGAGACTGGTTAATTGTTACAGATAATCAGCAAAATCTGCCCTTAGCAATACAAGCGCACCTGATTAAAGATCATAGCTCTTGTGCGATCGCTTCTCCAGAAAATAGCTCTGAACTAGAAACATGGCTGGCTAATTCTCCATCTCCTCGTGGGATAATTTATCTAGTTAGCGACCGCCACCATCAACCTGAGTCAATTTTATGCGATCGCTGTAGTTATTTGCTCAATCTTCTCCAAGCCATTCAAAAAATCCCAAATCCTCCCAAATTATTCCTCGTCACCGCAGGCGGACAGCCATTTGGACTAGAAAAGCCATCTTTTCTCACTCAGTCTCCCCTTTGGGCATTGGGACGCGTGATAGCGCTGGAAGAACCAGAATTATGGGGGGGAATGATTGACCTTGACCCCAACGCCGATATGGCTCAAAATCTTGCGGCTTTACTTCCAGCCTTAACAAACTCTGCCAGAGAGGATCATCTTCTCTTCCGCAACGAGCAAGCCTATGTTGCGCGTCTGGTTCCACAGGAATCTTTACCTCCAAAACCAGTAACTATCCAAGCCCAGGCCACCTATTTGATTACAGGAGGTATTGGTCATCTAGGGTTGGAACTTGCTCGCCATCTGGTTGATTTAGGAGCAAAAAACCTGATTTTGACTACACGTCGTCAATTTCCGCCCCGAACTGAGTGGGGATCACAAGTAGAATTTTCAGCAATTATTCAAACTCTGATCACTTTAGAAGCTCATGGCGCATATGTGGAAATTTGTCAAGCAGATGTAGGAGATTTTCAGCAGATGTCTGACATCTTTGAAAATATCCAAAAAACATCCTCTCCCCTACGGGGTATTTTCCATCTGGCGGGAGTGTCAGGAAGGAAAGCACGATTGAGCGAATGTACATTCGATGATATTGAAGATGTTTTTCAAGCCAAAGTTCGGGGTTCCTGGAATTTACACCAGTTATCTTTAAAGACGGAATTGGACTACTTGGTATTTTTCTCTTCCGCCGGGGCAATTTGGGGAGCTAAGGAACAAGGTTTATATGATGCTGCTAGTCATTTCATGGATGCTTTGGCTCATTTACGTAGTCGGCAAGGATTACCAGCTACTAGTTTAAATTGGGCTTTATTGGCTGGAAATGGCATAGTATCTCCAGAATATGAAGATTGGCTCAAACAAATTGGCATGAAAGAAATTGCTTTAGAACCAGCTTTTCGAGCCATGAATGCTATTATGGCATCTGGCAAAACCCAAGTTTTATTGGCTGATGTAGATTGGGTAAGGTTCAAAAATATCTATCAATTTCACGGAAATAAACCTCTTTTAGAGCAATTGGGAGAACTGCCAATCCCAGTTAAATCTGAGAAAGCATCAAGCTCATCACGGCGTTTTATAGAAGAGCAGCCGCCAGGAGAACGGCGGGAACATTTGTTTGCATATATTGGCAAACAAGTTGCTACTATTTTAGGAATTAAGCAGATGCCTGACCCGGATCAAGGATTTTTAGCAATGGGGATTGATTCTTTACTTTCTATTGAGTTGAAAAATCGGTTAGAAAAAGGTTTGGAAGTTTCTTTACCTGCTTCTTTGATCTTTGATTTTCCTAATATTACCAGATTGGTTGATTATCTAGTAGAACAGGTTTTTGGTTGGGGGGTTAATGCAGTTGTAGAGGCTGCTCCAATTCAGCAGGAGGTTAATGAGGATTTGATTTTGCAGGAACTGGCGGATTTGGAGGCTTTTCTGGGTAATTATTGA